CAAACAATTAGGGCAATGGGGGATGTAACATGAATAGAAGATTCCGCTTCAAACAGGCTGTCAGACGCATCAAGATACTTCCGCTGATGTTATCCATGATCCGCGAGGTAACCGTGGATAATACCTCTCCTGCAATGCGCGTTGAGGTCACCACCGACAAAGAGGCTTATTCACCCGGCGAAGAGGTCACTGTGCAGGTACATTTGCGGGATTTCGCTGCCAATGACTGCGGCTACAGCTATTTCAACTTCATTGTTCAATATGACAGCGATGTCTTCAGCAACCTAGAGTATACGCGGCATTCAATCTATAAGGAAGGCAGCTATACCGCCGGTGACGAAGTGAATAACCGGGCCGGGTTCAATTTCCAGAGCCCCGTTGACGGCAGCATCTATCTCGGAATGAATACAAGCATACGCGGAATCGATATCCAGGTCGAAGCGGACGGAGGACAACATTCCATCCCGGCAGTGAACCAGACTCTGGTTACCTTCAAGCTGCGGGTCAAAGAGCACACCCTGGCCTCCTCCTCATTGATCAGCCTGGCCAATGAATTCACCCGCATCCGCACCTCTGAGGCCGGCAACAGCTTCTACCTCTACTCCCCCGATGTGACGGTCAGCGCTCCGGCACGGGTGGATATCACTGTGTCCCCTTCCGTCTCCGTCTTCTCGGCACGAACACCTGACAACCATCTGTTGTAGCAGATATTCTACATAACCAGATCCGCTTACTTCCTCCCTCCGGTTGGCAGCCGTCTATACTTCCTGTACTATATGGCTGTATACATACTCAGAAAGCAGGTGGATGCAATGCTGCATTCAGACATTATAAAGTTACGGGCAACGGCACTGGAAGATCTCGACTTTGTCCTGTCTGCCGAAGGGAACGAGCTAAACCGCAGGTTCGTTGGACAGTGGAGCAGGGAGCAGCACGCTGCAGCCTTGGCGGACGAAGATATCAGGCATCTCATTGTCGAGGGTCCGGCGCAGGAACGGGTGGGGTACGTAATCCTCACGGGAATTCAGGACCCGAACCTCACAGTCTGCATCCAACGCCTTGTCATTCAGACCAAGGGCTGCGGCTATGGAACATTAACACTGAAGCTGCTGATCCATTGGGCATTCGCCCATACGGACACTCACCGGCTGTGGCTAGACGTTAAAGACCACAATGTCAGAGCACAACATGTCTACGCCAAAGCCGGCTTCGAGCTGGAAGGTACCCTGCGCGAATGCCTGCGGACGGAGGAGGGATTCGAGTCCATCCAGATCATGTCCATCCTGCGCCATGAATTACGTACGGATGACTCTCTCTGCCAGCCTGACAGATAGATAGGGGGATGCAGCTCGAGCCATGAGGGGCAAATGTGTTCGGTTTTCCGCATACATTGGCCCTACGCGCCGTCCCTGGTTCCATTGTGTTCGGTTTTCCGCATACATTGGCCCTACGCCCCGTCCCTGGTTCCATTGTGTTCGGTTTTCCGCATACATTTGGACCACTAGCCCACTTAGCTGTGAATGTGTTCGGTTTTTCGCACACATCT
This region of Paenibacillus sp. FSL K6-1096 genomic DNA includes:
- a CDS encoding GNAT family N-acetyltransferase, producing the protein MLHSDIIKLRATALEDLDFVLSAEGNELNRRFVGQWSREQHAAALADEDIRHLIVEGPAQERVGYVILTGIQDPNLTVCIQRLVIQTKGCGYGTLTLKLLIHWAFAHTDTHRLWLDVKDHNVRAQHVYAKAGFELEGTLRECLRTEEGFESIQIMSILRHELRTDDSLCQPDR